One segment of Mycolicibacterium neworleansense DNA contains the following:
- a CDS encoding ATP-dependent DNA helicase UvrD2 — protein MERMPLEAASPALGDLDDEQREAVLAARGPVCVLAGAGTGKTRTITRRIAHLVAGGHVAPSQVLAVTFTARAAGEMRGRLRVLGQESGVNTAAVQAVTFHAAARRQLQYFWPRLVGDTGWELLDSKFAVVAQAANRAGMQTSTDDVRDLAGEIEWAKASLITPEGYSTAVAKTGRDIPFDASKVAAVYSGYEALKARRDGSALLDFDDLLLHTAAAIENDAAVAQEFRDRYRCFVVDEYQDVTPLQQRVLDAWLGERDDLTVVGDANQTIYSFTGATPRFLLDFSRRFPDAAVVRLERDYRSTPQVVSLANRVIAAARGRMAGSKLHLVGQRDPGPEPTFSEYPDEVAEANAVARSIKKLIENGTEPAEIAVLYRINAQSEVYEEALTEAGIAFQVRGGEGFFSRQEIRQALVAMQRFAERDIPEDNLPALVRELLEPLGLTAEPPAGTKARERWEALTALAELVDEEVAVRPELDLRALVAELRQRADARHPPVVQGVTLASLHAAKGLEWDAVFLVGLADNTLPISHALAHGPDSEPVEEERRLLYVGVTRARVHLGLSWALARTPGGRQGRRPSRFLNGIAPQLQNSAGSGPDRARRQRGPAPRCRVCNAALTTPPAIMLRRCETCPSDLDEELLSELKEWRLRVSKEMKVPAYVVFTDNTLIAIAESMPADEAALVALPGIGARKLEQYGPDVLELVKGRQNS, from the coding sequence ATGGAGCGCATGCCGTTGGAGGCTGCCTCGCCCGCGCTGGGCGATCTGGACGATGAGCAGCGGGAGGCCGTGCTGGCCGCCCGCGGCCCGGTGTGCGTGCTGGCCGGTGCGGGTACCGGCAAAACCCGCACCATCACCCGCCGGATCGCGCACCTGGTGGCCGGAGGTCACGTCGCCCCCAGCCAAGTGCTCGCGGTGACGTTCACCGCGCGGGCCGCCGGTGAGATGCGGGGCCGGTTGCGGGTGCTCGGCCAGGAGTCGGGGGTGAACACCGCTGCGGTGCAGGCGGTGACGTTTCACGCCGCGGCGCGCCGGCAGCTGCAGTATTTCTGGCCGCGCCTGGTCGGGGATACCGGCTGGGAGTTGCTCGACAGCAAGTTCGCCGTGGTCGCGCAGGCCGCCAACCGGGCCGGCATGCAGACCAGCACCGACGACGTCCGTGACCTGGCCGGTGAAATCGAGTGGGCCAAGGCATCTTTGATCACCCCCGAGGGCTACAGCACCGCGGTGGCCAAGACCGGGCGCGACATCCCGTTCGACGCGTCTAAAGTCGCGGCGGTCTATTCGGGGTACGAGGCGCTCAAAGCTCGACGGGACGGCTCGGCGTTGTTGGATTTCGACGATCTGCTGCTGCACACCGCCGCGGCGATCGAGAACGACGCCGCGGTCGCCCAGGAATTCCGCGATCGCTACCGCTGCTTCGTCGTCGACGAGTACCAGGACGTCACCCCCCTGCAGCAGCGGGTGCTCGACGCCTGGCTGGGGGAGCGCGACGACCTCACCGTGGTCGGTGACGCCAACCAGACGATCTACTCGTTCACCGGGGCCACCCCGCGTTTCCTGCTGGACTTCTCGCGGCGCTTCCCCGACGCCGCGGTGGTGCGCCTCGAGCGTGACTATCGCTCCACGCCGCAGGTGGTGTCGTTGGCCAACCGGGTCATCGCGGCGGCGCGCGGCCGGATGGCCGGCAGCAAGCTGCACCTGGTCGGGCAGCGCGATCCTGGCCCCGAGCCGACGTTCTCCGAATATCCCGACGAGGTCGCCGAGGCCAACGCCGTCGCCCGCTCCATCAAGAAGCTGATCGAAAACGGAACGGAGCCGGCCGAGATCGCGGTGCTCTACCGGATCAACGCGCAGTCCGAGGTTTATGAGGAGGCGCTCACCGAGGCCGGGATCGCCTTCCAGGTGCGCGGTGGCGAGGGCTTCTTCAGCCGCCAGGAGATCCGTCAGGCGCTGGTGGCCATGCAGCGCTTCGCCGAGCGTGACATCCCCGAGGACAACCTGCCCGCCCTCGTGCGTGAGCTGCTCGAGCCGCTCGGCCTGACCGCCGAGCCACCGGCCGGTACGAAGGCCCGCGAACGCTGGGAGGCGCTGACGGCGTTGGCCGAGTTGGTCGACGAAGAGGTCGCGGTGCGTCCGGAACTGGATCTGCGGGCGCTGGTCGCCGAGTTGCGCCAGCGGGCCGATGCCCGGCATCCACCGGTGGTGCAGGGTGTGACGTTGGCGTCGCTGCACGCGGCCAAGGGTCTGGAGTGGGATGCGGTGTTCCTGGTCGGCCTGGCCGACAACACACTGCCGATCTCGCACGCGCTCGCGCACGGTCCCGACAGCGAGCCGGTGGAGGAGGAACGCCGCCTGCTCTATGTAGGGGTCACTCGCGCTCGGGTGCACCTCGGGCTGAGCTGGGCGCTGGCCCGCACTCCGGGCGGGCGTCAGGGCCGGCGGCCGTCGCGATTCCTCAACGGCATTGCGCCGCAACTGCAGAATTCGGCCGGCTCCGGTCCGGATCGGGCACGTCGTCAGCGTGGTCCGGCGCCGCGCTGCCGGGTATGCAATGCCGCCCTGACGACGCCGCCGGCGATTATGTTGCGCCGCTGCGAAACCTGCCCGTCGGACCTGGACGAGGAGCTGCTCTCCGAACTCAAGGAGTGGCGGCTGCGTGTCTCAAAGGAGATGAAAGTCCCGGCGTATGTGGTGTTCACCGACAACACCCTGATCGCCATCGCCGAGTCGATGCCGGCCGACGAGGCTGCGCTGGTGGCTCTCCCCGGAATCGGTGCACGCAAGCTCGAGCAGTACGGCCCGGATGTTCTCGAGTTGGTCAAGGGCCGCCAAAATTCGTAA
- a CDS encoding SDR family oxidoreductase, whose protein sequence is MRIAVAGATGNIGARVVAALQGAGHDVVAISRSNGVDLSTGEGLDAALTGVQAVVDAISAPPTDRDSTVHYLGAATRNLLAAEERAGVAHHVLLSIVGIHDIEGNPHYAGKREQERLIEAGPVPWTIVPATQFHDFAEMVVGWTEQDGSAAIAPLLVQPIDPDDVAAVLAEVVVGAPQGRYTDVAGPQTQDLVDMARRTLAVRGREVTLVPTWSSVFGVQMAGNALLPGQGARIAPTTFEQWLSRQQ, encoded by the coding sequence ATGCGAATCGCAGTTGCCGGAGCTACGGGAAACATCGGGGCGCGTGTGGTCGCCGCCCTGCAGGGAGCAGGCCATGACGTGGTGGCCATCAGCCGCTCGAACGGGGTGGACCTCTCCACCGGTGAGGGCCTCGACGCGGCTTTGACCGGGGTGCAGGCGGTGGTCGACGCGATCAGCGCCCCGCCCACCGATCGGGACAGCACGGTGCACTACCTTGGCGCCGCCACCCGCAATCTGCTCGCGGCCGAGGAGCGGGCCGGCGTGGCGCATCACGTGCTGCTGTCGATCGTGGGGATCCACGACATCGAGGGCAATCCGCACTACGCCGGAAAACGTGAGCAGGAGAGGCTGATCGAGGCCGGGCCGGTGCCGTGGACGATCGTGCCGGCCACCCAGTTCCACGATTTCGCCGAAATGGTGGTGGGCTGGACCGAACAGGACGGTAGCGCCGCGATCGCGCCGCTGCTGGTGCAGCCCATCGATCCCGACGATGTGGCCGCCGTGCTCGCCGAGGTCGTCGTGGGTGCCCCGCAGGGCCGCTACACCGATGTGGCCGGCCCGCAGACCCAGGACCTGGTGGACATGGCCCGGCGCACCCTGGCGGTGCGCGGTCGGGAGGTGACGCTGGTGCCGACGTGGTCCTCGGTGTTCGGTGTGCAGATGGCCGGCAATGCGTTGCTGCCGGGCCAGGGGGCACGTATCGCGCCCACCACCTTCGAGCAGTGGCTGAGCCGGCAGCAGTAG
- a CDS encoding RrF2 family transcriptional regulator, whose amino-acid sequence MKLPVATEWALHCATSLAQLEPGATASAADLAEYFDLPAAYLAKQLQALTRAGVLAATTGPRGGFRLGRAPTDVTLLQIVEAVDGASPPYECREIRQQGRGALPAGWCRHECILAVKMAEAHQAWRSSLDGVTLADILADIPAAAPARTRKLLGRKGS is encoded by the coding sequence GTGAAACTTCCCGTGGCCACCGAGTGGGCGCTGCACTGCGCGACGTCGCTGGCGCAGCTCGAGCCCGGGGCCACCGCATCGGCGGCCGATCTGGCGGAGTACTTCGACCTGCCCGCGGCCTATCTGGCCAAACAGCTGCAAGCGCTGACCCGCGCGGGCGTGCTGGCCGCGACGACCGGCCCGCGCGGCGGCTTCCGGCTCGGGCGGGCACCCACAGACGTCACACTGCTTCAGATCGTCGAGGCCGTCGACGGCGCATCACCGCCGTACGAATGCCGCGAGATCCGGCAGCAGGGCCGCGGCGCCCTACCCGCCGGCTGGTGCCGCCACGAGTGCATCCTGGCGGTGAAGATGGCCGAGGCTCACCAGGCCTGGCGGTCCAGCCTCGACGGCGTCACGCTCGCCGACATCCTCGCCGACATACCCGCCGCGGCGCCGGCCCGCACCCGAAAGTTGTTGGGCCGAAAGGGCTCATAG
- a CDS encoding dihydrodipicolinate synthase family protein produces the protein MPSSTEIHGILAYPVTPFTEDHQIDTGKLAALVDRLVTGGAHGIVPLGSTGESAYLTEAEFDTVIDTTIGVVDRRVPVIIGASDLTTANTIRRARYAERAGADAVMVLPISYWKLSEREIAQHYAAIGAAIGIPIMVYNNPATSGIDMRPELLVQMFTDIDNVTMVKESTGDITRMERLAELTGGQLPFYNGSNPMILKAFKVGAKGWCTAAPNLLPQPCLDLYAAAQAGDWAKAEAIYTELKPFLEFIVAGGLPTTVKGGLGLRGRGVGAPRPPLLPLDAGGREELRQLLL, from the coding sequence ATGCCCTCCAGCACTGAGATCCACGGAATTCTCGCCTATCCGGTGACTCCTTTCACCGAGGATCACCAGATCGACACGGGCAAGCTGGCCGCCCTCGTCGACCGGTTGGTCACCGGGGGAGCGCACGGAATCGTCCCGCTCGGCAGCACCGGTGAATCGGCGTATCTCACCGAGGCCGAGTTCGATACCGTCATCGACACCACGATCGGGGTGGTCGACCGTCGGGTGCCGGTCATCATCGGTGCGTCAGATCTGACCACTGCCAACACTATTCGTCGTGCGCGGTATGCCGAGCGGGCCGGTGCCGACGCGGTCATGGTGCTGCCCATCTCCTACTGGAAACTGTCCGAACGGGAAATCGCCCAGCACTACGCGGCGATCGGTGCCGCGATAGGCATTCCGATCATGGTGTACAACAACCCAGCCACCAGCGGCATCGACATGCGGCCGGAACTGCTGGTCCAGATGTTCACCGACATCGACAACGTCACCATGGTCAAGGAATCCACCGGGGACATCACCCGCATGGAGCGCCTGGCCGAGCTCACCGGCGGCCAGTTGCCGTTCTACAACGGCAGTAATCCCATGATTCTCAAGGCCTTCAAGGTCGGAGCCAAGGGCTGGTGTACCGCGGCGCCGAACCTGCTGCCGCAGCCGTGCCTCGATCTCTACGCGGCGGCACAGGCTGGAGACTGGGCGAAGGCCGAGGCCATATACACCGAACTCAAGCCCTTCCTGGAGTTCATCGTGGCCGGCGGTCTGCCCACCACGGTCAAGGGTGGACTCGGGCTGCGGGGGCGGGGGGTGGGAGCCCCGCGCCCGCCGCTGCTTCCGCTCGACGCCGGCGGTCGTGAGGAGTTGCGCCAGCTCCTGCTATGA
- a CDS encoding aldolase, with the protein MTTTLGDSKQVLMQRALDGLSAHIEESTLTTRQKLALTCRALFDAGHDSGLAGQITARAEKSGTYYTQRLGLGFDEITEDNLLLVDEDLNVLEGGGMANPANRFHSWIYRARPDVQCIVHTHPFHVAALSMLEVPLQVSQMDIAPLYDDCAFLADWPGVPVGNEEGEIISAALGDKKAILLAHHGHVIAGASIEESCSLAMLIERGAKLQLAAMAAGTIAELPPRLAREAHDWTLRPKRSQANFAYYARRALRNHPDALTS; encoded by the coding sequence ATGACCACCACGCTTGGTGATTCGAAACAAGTTCTGATGCAGCGCGCACTCGATGGCTTGTCGGCCCACATCGAAGAATCAACGCTGACGACGCGACAGAAGCTCGCCCTTACCTGTCGGGCTTTGTTCGATGCCGGCCACGACTCAGGTCTGGCGGGCCAGATCACCGCGCGGGCCGAGAAGTCGGGCACCTACTACACACAGCGCCTGGGTTTGGGGTTCGACGAGATCACCGAGGACAATCTGCTGCTCGTGGACGAAGATCTGAACGTTCTCGAAGGCGGCGGAATGGCAAATCCCGCCAACCGATTTCACAGCTGGATCTACCGCGCTCGGCCCGATGTGCAGTGCATCGTCCACACCCACCCGTTCCACGTCGCCGCGCTTTCGATGCTCGAAGTTCCGTTGCAGGTGTCCCAGATGGACATCGCGCCGCTGTATGACGATTGCGCCTTCCTGGCCGACTGGCCCGGCGTTCCGGTCGGCAACGAAGAAGGCGAGATCATCAGTGCCGCACTGGGTGACAAGAAAGCCATCCTGCTGGCCCACCACGGGCACGTAATCGCCGGGGCCAGCATCGAGGAGTCGTGCTCGCTGGCGATGTTGATCGAGCGTGGCGCCAAACTGCAATTGGCCGCCATGGCAGCGGGAACGATCGCCGAGCTGCCTCCGCGCCTTGCCCGCGAGGCCCACGACTGGACGCTGCGGCCCAAGCGCAGCCAGGCGAACTTTGCCTACTACGCCCGCCGCGCGCTCCGCAATCATCCCGACGCGTTGACCAGTTGA
- a CDS encoding helix-turn-helix domain-containing protein: MSALLRAVRQQRGMTLEELAEATGLTKSYLSKVERQRSTPSIAVAMKVARALDVDVAQLFSEDPAVTTLSVDRAGDRSDNRYQAVAAGMLGKSMSPFIVRPTLKFAEHPHPEHAGQELVFVHAGVVELRYQDELVTLEPGDCAYFDASLPHQLRQRGTTPSEVLVITHTEYSRNR; this comes from the coding sequence ATGAGCGCTCTGCTGCGTGCTGTGCGCCAACAGCGGGGTATGACCCTTGAGGAGCTGGCCGAAGCGACGGGATTGACCAAGAGTTACCTGTCCAAGGTCGAACGGCAGCGCTCCACCCCGTCGATCGCGGTTGCGATGAAAGTTGCCCGTGCGCTCGATGTCGATGTCGCACAGTTGTTCTCCGAGGATCCGGCGGTCACGACGTTGTCGGTCGACCGCGCCGGCGACCGCAGTGACAACCGGTATCAGGCCGTGGCCGCCGGGATGCTCGGGAAGTCGATGTCGCCGTTCATCGTGCGACCGACACTCAAGTTCGCCGAGCACCCGCATCCGGAACACGCCGGGCAGGAGCTGGTGTTCGTCCATGCCGGCGTCGTGGAGCTGCGCTACCAGGATGAGTTGGTCACCCTGGAACCCGGCGATTGCGCGTACTTCGATGCCTCCTTGCCGCACCAACTGCGGCAGCGGGGAACCACGCCGAGCGAGGTTCTGGTGATCACGCACACCGAGTACAGCCGCAATCGCTGA
- a CDS encoding acyl-CoA dehydrogenase family protein translates to MSAVDAELIEMMSAVFAAHREKYPPGEGIVELWGRLDELGLVRLTGSEESGGSGAGWAEAVELLRAAAWHGVKIPLAEHDLLACWLLETAGLAVDEARRTACLLDDQGVARAVPWAAEAQRVVLLWRDGPGHRVADVETASLAVTASLNNAGEPRDAVSADLASLSGTPVTDDVVAQFTRRAALVRAVQVCAALDRILALSVAHAGERTQFGRPLAKFQAVQHLVADIAAESALARAATDGALAEALRSDWSSPHLDFLVAVARSCVGHATSVVVRNAHQVHGAIGTTREHRLHEFTMPALSWRSEYGSVAHWDETLTGYATTAGADGLWALVTATGT, encoded by the coding sequence ATGAGCGCTGTTGACGCCGAACTGATCGAGATGATGTCGGCGGTGTTCGCCGCGCACCGTGAAAAGTACCCGCCCGGTGAGGGCATCGTTGAATTGTGGGGCCGGCTGGACGAGCTCGGCCTGGTCCGGCTCACCGGATCCGAGGAATCCGGTGGCAGTGGTGCGGGCTGGGCCGAGGCCGTCGAACTATTGCGTGCGGCCGCCTGGCACGGCGTGAAAATCCCGCTGGCCGAACACGATCTGCTGGCCTGTTGGCTGTTGGAGACGGCGGGGCTGGCGGTCGACGAGGCCCGGCGTACCGCCTGTCTGCTCGACGACCAGGGTGTCGCGCGGGCCGTACCCTGGGCGGCCGAGGCACAGCGGGTGGTGCTGCTCTGGCGCGACGGCCCGGGCCATCGCGTGGCCGATGTGGAGACCGCGTCACTGGCCGTCACCGCGAGCCTCAACAACGCGGGGGAACCCCGCGACGCGGTCAGCGCGGATCTCGCCTCGTTGTCGGGCACCCCCGTGACCGATGACGTGGTGGCACAGTTCACCCGCCGGGCCGCGCTGGTGCGCGCGGTACAAGTGTGCGCGGCGCTGGACCGGATCCTGGCGCTGTCGGTGGCGCACGCCGGCGAGCGCACCCAGTTCGGCCGGCCGCTGGCCAAGTTCCAGGCCGTGCAGCATCTGGTGGCCGACATCGCGGCCGAGTCGGCGCTGGCCCGGGCCGCCACCGACGGCGCCCTGGCCGAGGCGCTGCGGTCGGACTGGTCGTCTCCGCACCTGGATTTCCTTGTCGCCGTCGCACGTTCGTGCGTCGGGCATGCGACCTCGGTGGTGGTGCGCAACGCTCATCAGGTGCACGGTGCGATCGGCACCACGCGCGAGCACCGTTTGCATGAGTTCACCATGCCCGCGCTGTCCTGGCGGTCGGAGTACGGCTCGGTGGCGCACTGGGACGAGACCCTGACGGGCTACGCCACTACCGCCGGAGCCGACGGCTTGTGGGCGTTGGTCACCGCCACCGGCACGTGA